The Candidatus Binatia bacterium genome contains the following window.
GTGGGCGAGGGGGGGTCGCAAAGCGCGCGCATGTGCCCGGGTGCAAGAGACCCTACTTCTTGAAGGTCTGCGTCAAGTACGCAACCAGGTCCGCCACGTCCTGTGGTTTGCTGTCCATCGGGGGCATGTCGAGGTGACCCTTCATGATCGCGTTCGCTATCGTGGCGTCGGTCCTGGTCTTCCAGAACGCCGGGTCGGTGAAGTTGGCCGGCGGCGGGCTCATTGCGACGGCCATGGGCCCGTCTCCCTTGCCGTCCGTACCGTGACAGGACGTGCACTTCTCCGCAAAGATGGCCTTCCCTCTCGCCGCGTCCCCGTCGGCCATCGCGGTCGCCGCCGTCAGCACTGC
Protein-coding sequences here:
- a CDS encoding cytochrome c codes for the protein MLKTTGSIVAGLAVALAVLTAATAMADGDAARGKAIFAEKCTSCHGTDGKGDGPMAVAMSPPPANFTDPAFWKTRTDATIANAIMKGHLDMPPMDSKPQDVADLVAYLTQTFKK